In Pseudomonas glycinae, the DNA window GCTTCGCGACCCTGAGCCTGCTGTTTCTGCTGACGTTGAGACTGTCCGGCGTGCTGCCGGCGCTGACCGTGCCCAAGCGTCTGCAATATTGGGCGACCGCCGGCCTGTTGCTGGTGATCGGCCAGATTGCTCTCGGCGGCTGGGTCAGTTCCAACTACGCGGCGGTGGCCTGCATCGACTTCCCGACCTGCCACGGTCAATGGCTGCCGCCGGCGGATTTCGCCAACGGCTTTCACCTGACTCAACACATCGGCCCCAATTACCTCGGCGGGCAACTCGACAGCGATGCACGCACGGCGATTCATCTGACTCACCGCATCGGCGCGTTGCTGGTGACGATTGTCCTGCTCGGTCTGGCCTGGCAACTGAAAGTGGTGGGCATGACCCGACTGGCCGGGCTGGTGCTGATCGCCCTCGCCGCGCAGATCACCCTCGGCATCAGCAACGTGGTGTTCCATCTGCCGCTGCCGGTGGCCGTGGCGCATAACGCCGGCGGTGCCGCGCTGCTGCTGACGATGGTGCTGGTCAACTATCACGCGCGAACCAGTCTGGTTCGGGTCCGGCAGCCGATGATCGCGCGCTGGCGCCTCAGCCCGCGCAAACACTCGGCGGCGCCCATCACTATTAAAGGAGAGACGCCATGGCGATTCTGATCGGCGAACGTCCGGCGCAGGCGCTGTGGCGTGATTACCTGGAGCTGACCAAACCGAAAGTCGTGGTGCTGATGCTCATCACTTCGCTGGTGGGCATGTTCCTCGCGACCCGCGCCGGGGTGCCGTGGACGGTGCTGGTGTTCGGCAACCTGGGGATCGCGTTGTGTGCCGGTGGCGCGGCGGCGGTCAATCATGTGGTGGACCGGCGCATCGATGCGGTCATGGCCCGCACCCACAAACGGCCGCTGGCGGAGGGCCGGGTTTCGCCCACAGGCGCACTGACCTTTGCGCTGGTGCTGGCACTGCTCGGCCAGGCCCTGCTGCTGACCTTCACCAATCCGCTGACTGCGTGGCTGACCCTGGCCTCGCTGCTCGGCTACGCGGTGATCTACACCGGTTTCCTCAAACGCGCGACGCCGCAGAATATCGTCATCGG includes these proteins:
- the cyoE gene encoding heme o synthase, which encodes MAILIGERPAQALWRDYLELTKPKVVVLMLITSLVGMFLATRAGVPWTVLVFGNLGIALCAGGAAAVNHVVDRRIDAVMARTHKRPLAEGRVSPTGALTFALVLALLGQALLLTFTNPLTAWLTLASLLGYAVIYTGFLKRATPQNIVIGGLAGAAPPLLGWTAATGHVSAEPLLLVLIIFAWTPPHFWALAIHRKEEYAKADIPMLPVTHGEHYTKVHILLYTFALLAVSLLPYAIHMSGLLYLICALGLGARFLQWAVVLYRGTRPHAAINTFKYSIWYLFLLFIALLVDHYLLLNL
- a CDS encoding COX15/CtaA family protein, which gives rise to MAKPGFRLALFATLLALIVVLLGAYTRLTHAGLGCPDWPGCYGFISVPKSEAQLAHAELHYPDSPVEAHKGWNEMIHRYFAGTLGLLISVLAGRAWVNRRHPGQPLKLPLFLLAVVFAQAAFGMWTVTLKLWPQVVTGHLLGGFATLSLLFLLTLRLSGVLPALTVPKRLQYWATAGLLLVIGQIALGGWVSSNYAAVACIDFPTCHGQWLPPADFANGFHLTQHIGPNYLGGQLDSDARTAIHLTHRIGALLVTIVLLGLAWQLKVVGMTRLAGLVLIALAAQITLGISNVVFHLPLPVAVAHNAGGAALLLTMVLVNYHARTSLVRVRQPMIARWRLSPRKHSAAPITIKGETPWRF